TTTTATAATGTTCAACTAAGTGTGTCCATGATTTTATACTAACACCATTTCCTTCATGATCTATTACTTTTATTTTAAAAGTTTTAATTATTGTAATGAAAGAGATAATCAAATCAGTCTCAGCTTCTTCATACTTTAATTCATTGCTATACTTTTTAATTAGTGGTTTGAATCGATTTAAAAGCTCTATCAAGGAATTCTTATCACCTTTTTTAGCTTGCTTTATTAAGTTAATCAAATATAACCTCTCCTTTTGTAGAACTTTACTTTTGGTAAATTACCTACTAAATAAGGACGTGGATTATACTGTTTCTGTAAACGTCTTTGTTAAATAATATACTTGTTTACAAAATACAACAAACTTTTTTTAATTTAATTTAATAAATTCAATTAAAAAAAGCCCCCAATTTGGGGACTTTACGAAATATGTTAATTGTTTACCTACTCTTATCATTAACCTCCAAGCTATAATCATTCCTGCCAAAACCAGCAGTAACTTAGAAAAACAGTTAAAAGTGAAGAGTTAAGAATCTTTATATCTTTTAACTTTTAATTCTTAATTAAAGAGTTCCTTCAGCTCCTCTTTAAACTTATCCTCTAAAGCTCCAATTATATAATCCTCTTTGTTCGGTCTTAACTTCTCTGGCACCAGTTTAGCCATCTTCTCAT
This genomic window from Orenia metallireducens contains:
- a CDS encoding helix-turn-helix domain-containing protein, yielding MINLIKQAKKGDKNSLIELLNRFKPLIKKYSNELKYEEAETDLIISFITIIKTFKIKVIDHEGNGVSIKSWTHLVEHYKI